A genomic stretch from Actinomycetota bacterium includes:
- a CDS encoding alkaline phosphatase encodes MNTGRVLSWTALVLAIAICLASAYAAYTLAGYSWDQVVSYSTPFGDYERPWVGVKPETFSAEESSTPRVVLVIVDGLQLEASRNMSSLNTLRQYGADMVAIAPQPSLSFPTWTNILSGAPPQFSGVTTNWFEGAVPVETLIDVALAGGRTVVVSAPDDFETLYEASRAQATYFKPWGDGDYMTSGFIDQAIAMTERVNPQFVVVHLPDADEAAHDSGADSKAYADVVANIDRDIAKLVEALQDERTTYVICADHGHIPSGGHGGWERDVTRTPAVFVGSRMLTERGEMSQSDIAPTIAAILDLPIPRHSAGRVRDDLLADSDAEVLRGEQQFRVLAERYATVIGGKPPSVGGVKSYDALQLAMDDASSARLSQDRQGRLPVSLAILAAALLVVAGIGISSWRALIASLAGAVAYFGIYNGLYFLVHGYEWSLSAFNTETFVEAFFNIRMAEAALSILIAAGVSAYVYPLMRRRPKGPKEGFLGGWLALGPATALCVLATLAVQVAWFLWAWGADVTWRLPDLRWGFKYDLDLIQATAVGAVALLAPLVTYLVGRYHPKVRSTESAGSASRADSPGGLIR; translated from the coding sequence ATGAATACAGGACGAGTGTTGTCATGGACGGCCCTCGTTCTTGCGATCGCCATCTGCCTCGCCTCCGCCTATGCGGCGTACACACTCGCTGGCTACTCGTGGGACCAGGTGGTTTCCTATAGCACTCCGTTCGGTGACTACGAACGCCCTTGGGTAGGCGTGAAGCCTGAGACGTTCTCCGCCGAGGAGAGCTCGACCCCGCGGGTGGTTCTCGTCATCGTTGACGGACTGCAGCTTGAGGCATCGCGAAACATGAGTTCGCTCAATACGTTGCGGCAGTACGGCGCTGACATGGTCGCCATCGCCCCGCAACCGTCCCTGTCATTCCCGACATGGACGAACATACTGTCGGGCGCCCCGCCTCAGTTCAGCGGTGTCACAACGAACTGGTTCGAGGGCGCCGTCCCGGTTGAGACGCTGATCGATGTTGCACTCGCAGGCGGCAGGACCGTTGTCGTTTCGGCTCCCGATGACTTCGAGACGCTCTATGAGGCGTCTCGAGCGCAGGCTACCTACTTCAAGCCGTGGGGCGATGGCGACTACATGACCTCTGGCTTCATCGACCAGGCAATCGCCATGACCGAGCGGGTGAATCCTCAGTTCGTGGTGGTTCACCTTCCCGATGCGGATGAGGCGGCGCACGACTCAGGCGCGGACTCGAAGGCCTACGCTGACGTGGTCGCCAATATCGATCGGGACATCGCGAAGCTCGTTGAAGCGCTTCAGGACGAGCGCACCACCTACGTCATCTGTGCGGATCATGGCCACATCCCGTCCGGCGGTCACGGTGGATGGGAGAGGGACGTGACGCGCACGCCCGCGGTCTTTGTTGGTTCGCGGATGCTTACCGAGCGTGGAGAGATGTCCCAGTCCGACATCGCCCCAACGATAGCTGCGATTCTCGACCTTCCGATTCCGAGGCATTCCGCCGGTCGAGTGCGCGACGATCTGCTAGCGGACAGCGATGCGGAGGTTCTGCGCGGAGAGCAGCAGTTCCGCGTGCTTGCAGAGCGCTACGCAACGGTCATTGGCGGGAAGCCGCCGAGTGTTGGCGGCGTGAAGTCGTACGATGCACTGCAACTTGCGATGGACGATGCGTCCTCGGCGAGGCTTTCGCAAGATCGGCAGGGAAGGCTTCCCGTGTCGCTTGCGATCCTTGCTGCGGCGCTTCTCGTTGTGGCCGGCATAGGCATCTCCTCTTGGCGCGCTCTGATCGCGTCATTGGCCGGCGCGGTTGCGTACTTCGGAATCTACAACGGCCTGTACTTCCTCGTGCACGGCTACGAATGGTCGTTGTCTGCCTTCAACACGGAGACATTCGTCGAGGCGTTCTTCAACATCCGCATGGCCGAAGCGGCGCTGTCGATACTCATCGCGGCGGGCGTCTCCGCATACGTGTATCCCCTCATGCGGCGCAGGCCGAAGGGCCCGAAGGAGGGCTTCCTTGGCGGTTGGCTTGCACTGGGGCCTGCAACGGCTCTGTGCGTGCTCGCGACGTTGGCGGTGCAGGTCGCGTGGTTCCTTTGGGCCTGGGGCGCGGACGTGACGTGGCGTTTGCCTGACCTCAGGTGGGGGTTCAAGTACGATCTTGACCTCATCCAGGCGACTGCTGTTGGGGCTGTTGCACTACTTGCGCCGCTGGTCACATACCTTGTCGGGCGGTATCATCCGAAGGTGCGCTCGACCGAGAGTGCCGGGTCGGCATCACGGGCGGACAGTCCGGGCGGCCTGATTCGATAG